The Motilibacter peucedani region CGCCGCCGAGCAGGTGCTCGAGGGGCTCGGCCGCTTCACCGGCACCCGGCGCCGGTTCGAGGCCAAGGGCACCGCGGGCGGCGTGCGCGTCTACGACGACTACGCCCACCACCCGACCGAGGTCGAGGCGACCCTGCGCGCGGCCCGCTCGGTCGCGCACGGCGGCCGGGTCGTCGTCGCCTTCCAGCCGCACCGCTACTCCCGCACGGCCGCGTTCAGCGATGAGTTCGGCCGCTCGCTCGCCTTCGCCGACGAGGTGGTCGTGATGGACGTCTACGCCGCGGGGGAGGACCCGCTGCCCGGGGCCACGGGCGAGGCGGTCGCCGCCGCGGTGCCGCTGGCGCCCGGCTCGGTGCACTACGAGCCGTCGTGGTCGGCGGTCGCTGGTCGGCTGGCCGCAGCCGCCCGCCCCGGCGACATCGTGCTGACCCTCGGCGCCGGCGACGTGACCATGATCGGGCCCGAGGTGCTGGCGCTGCTGGCGGAGCGAGCGTGAGGGGCCACGACGTCTCGCGCCCCGGCGCGACGATGACCCGGCCGGCGCCGCGGCCGCGCGCCGCCGGCCCGCGGGCGCGCGGGCCGCTGCTGCCCGGCCGTGCGCGCATCGCGATCGCCCTCGTGCTCACGCTCGTGGTCGCCGCCGGCTGGGCGGTGCTCGGCACCTCGCTGCTGGGTCTGCGCACGGTCGAGGTCCGCGGCACCACGACCCTGACCGCGGCCGAGGTGCGCAGGGCGGCCGGCGTACGCACCGGCTTCCCGCTCGCGCGCGTGCCGCTGTCGTCGGTGCAGGAGCGCGTCGGCGACCTCCCGGTCGTGCGCACCGTCCACGCCGCCCGCAAGTGGCCGCACACGCTGGTGGTCACCGTGCAGGACCGCGAGCCGGTCGGCGTCGTCGCCGACGGCGGCGGCTGGTCCTACGTCGACGCGACCGGTGCGGCGTTCGCGCCCGCGCCGGCCGAGGAGGCCAAGGACCCGCTGGGCCACCCGGTGCTGCGCACCCGCAAGGGCGACGTCGCCGCCCTGCGCTCGGCCGCCCGGGTCGTCGCGGCGCTGCCCGACACGCTGCTCGGCTCGGTGGCGCACGTCGACGCCAGCACGGCCGACAGCGTCACGCTCGTGCTGCGCTCGGGCAAGTCCGTGGTCTGGGGCAGCCCCGACCGCTCCGCGCGCAAGGCCACCGTCGCCACGGTGCTGATGAAGTCGGTCGCCGACGGCAAGACCTACGACGTCAGCGCGCCGGACGCTCCCACCGTCCGGTGAGCCGGCGTCCCCGGTTCGCCGTCGGGCTCGCCCTGCTCACGGCGCTGCTCGTGGCCGTGGGCGTCTCGGCACCGCTGCTGGTCGCGGCCGCGGGCGAGGGCGCGTGGGAGCAGGACCGCGACCGGCTCGGGACGACCACGCTCGGCGCCACCGTCCTCTCCGGCACCCGCTCCCGTTTCAACGGCAGCGTCGCCAACGACCGCGTGGCGCAGGTGCCGGCGCTCGACGCGGCGCTCGACGCGCAGGCGAAGGCCCTCGGGCTGCCGGCTCCCGTCGAGCTGCCGGACGTGACCGGCCTGCTCGCGACCGGCGCCGGGCGCGTCGAGAAGGCGCAGGTCTTCGCGCGTACGGAGGCTGAAGCCCGCCTCGAGCTGCTGAGCGGCGGGCCTGCGACGACCGGCGTGCTCGTCCCCTCGCGCCTGGCGACGGCGCTGTCGCTGCGCGCGGGCGGCACGCTGCAGCTGCGGGCGACCGACCTCACCGGCCACCCCCGCAGCGTCGCCCTGCCGGTCGCCGGCGTCTACCGGGAGCCGGCCCTGCCGGTCGGGCCCTACTGGGAGGGCCAGGCCTACCGCTTCTTCGTGCCGCTGCCGAACCCGCGCACCGGCGACCTCGACTACCCCGAAGCGCCGGTCGTCGCCGCGCCGGCGCTGGTGCGCTCGGTCGCGACCTCGCTCGAGCAGCCGGTCGACCTCGAGTACGCGTTCCCCCTCCCGTCACACGCCTCGCGCGCCCAGGCCGAGGCGGCAGCCGTGCGCCAGCAGCAGCTCACCCTGCGGGTCGGTGCACCTCCGCTCGCCGACCGGTTCGACGCGGTGGGCGAGCCGGCGCTGGTGCGGACCTCGCTCGCGAACGTGCTCACGCGCACCCGC contains the following coding sequences:
- a CDS encoding cell division protein FtsQ/DivIB, giving the protein MRGHDVSRPGATMTRPAPRPRAAGPRARGPLLPGRARIAIALVLTLVVAAGWAVLGTSLLGLRTVEVRGTTTLTAAEVRRAAGVRTGFPLARVPLSSVQERVGDLPVVRTVHAARKWPHTLVVTVQDREPVGVVADGGGWSYVDATGAAFAPAPAEEAKDPLGHPVLRTRKGDVAALRSAARVVAALPDTLLGSVAHVDASTADSVTLVLRSGKSVVWGSPDRSARKATVATVLMKSVADGKTYDVSAPDAPTVR